A window of Acinetobacter sp. TR3 contains these coding sequences:
- the mobA gene encoding molybdenum cofactor guanylyltransferase has translation MTIQIPATDLVILAGGQARRMNGMNKLLQQFDDQIQLSKICQKFKSEVQSIWVNSHRDSSIYKQIEPNIYCYSDDQTGFLGPLMGMKSAWSHLQSDYALFIPCDVTYIPNQVLIKLHRALQKNPQALVAYVAINGDALYPFCLLKKESLPILQQQITTNKLSLRDCFKQLHAQSVSFKKQSLFCHSINSLDELQQYKQMKAFHQMFTAH, from the coding sequence CCCGCTACAGATCTCGTGATCTTGGCGGGAGGACAAGCACGCCGTATGAATGGCATGAATAAATTACTTCAACAATTTGATGATCAAATTCAACTATCTAAAATTTGTCAGAAATTTAAATCAGAAGTGCAAAGCATTTGGGTAAACAGTCATCGAGATAGTTCGATTTACAAGCAGATTGAACCGAATATCTATTGTTATTCAGATGATCAAACAGGTTTTTTAGGTCCATTAATGGGGATGAAAAGTGCGTGGTCCCATCTGCAATCAGACTATGCTTTATTTATTCCGTGCGATGTTACGTATATACCCAATCAAGTTTTAATTAAGTTACATCGCGCACTACAAAAAAATCCACAAGCACTAGTGGCTTATGTTGCAATTAATGGAGATGCTTTATATCCATTTTGTTTATTAAAAAAAGAAAGCCTGCCAATTTTACAACAGCAAATTACTACCAATAAATTAAGTTTAAGAGATTGTTTTAAGCAATTGCATGCACAAAGTGTTTCATTTAAAAAGCAAAGCCTGTTTTGCCATAGTATTAATTCTTTAGATGAGTTACAGCAGTACAAACAGATGAAAGCTTTTCATCAGATGTTTACAGCGCACTAG
- a CDS encoding MaoC/PaaZ C-terminal domain-containing protein — MFTIRYQQIPLHFLLEHQSTLASLGQIGLRTLKKTTPRAFDWQVVAPIIEVIDPPSNDLIEHYVKWTGSKINKYRDSIPPHMVSQWGLSFATRLLLQTHYPLSQVINQGVSLKINGKIPRNEKLMIQAKIAQVDERNGLARVSVQITTGTISQPDLVETILHMVFILPTFKKVKRTETQEHKNWTAQGEWSVQSDDGFKFALLTGDFNPIHWVGLLAKFSNFGQKVLHGFGVFAKSFELLPEEVKQIDVRFLKPVKLPSQHNQVETCTEQSEKYIRVVGSAGQVCLMGQFK; from the coding sequence ATGTTCACAATTCGTTATCAGCAGATTCCGTTACATTTTTTGTTAGAGCATCAGTCAACTCTGGCTAGTCTCGGACAGATTGGACTTCGTACTTTAAAAAAGACCACACCAAGAGCGTTTGATTGGCAAGTTGTTGCTCCGATTATCGAGGTGATTGATCCTCCAAGTAACGATCTGATCGAGCATTATGTGAAATGGACGGGTTCAAAAATCAACAAATATCGAGACTCAATTCCTCCACATATGGTTTCTCAATGGGGGTTGTCATTTGCGACACGTTTGTTATTACAAACCCATTATCCACTGAGTCAAGTAATTAATCAGGGCGTCAGTCTGAAAATAAATGGCAAGATTCCACGAAATGAAAAATTAATGATTCAGGCAAAAATTGCACAAGTTGATGAACGCAATGGCTTAGCTCGGGTTTCTGTTCAAATCACGACTGGAACGATTTCTCAGCCTGATTTGGTTGAAACCATATTGCATATGGTGTTTATTTTGCCAACTTTCAAAAAAGTTAAACGCACAGAAACACAAGAGCATAAAAATTGGACGGCACAAGGAGAATGGTCTGTTCAATCAGATGATGGTTTTAAATTTGCACTTCTTACAGGTGATTTCAACCCGATTCATTGGGTAGGTTTGTTGGCAAAGTTTTCGAATTTTGGTCAAAAAGTACTGCATGGCTTTGGGGTATTTGCAAAAAGTTTTGAGTTACTCCCAGAAGAAGTTAAACAAATTGATGTTCGATTCTTAAAGCCAGTAAAGTTACCATCACAGCATAATCAAGTTGAAACATGTACTGAACAGAGCGAAAAGTATATTCGAGTTGTAGGTTCTGCTGGACAAGTTTGTTTAATGGGGCAATTTAAATAA
- a CDS encoding molybdopterin-dependent oxidoreductase, whose translation MTTTVSASKQDVTACILCSRNCGLSVEIEDNQFKKIKGDDQHPFSQGYICQKAARLQHYQKHADRLTTPLKRQPDGSFQEISWDQAIQEIADQLVHIRDTFGGTAFASVGGGGQGNHLGAAYGRQLLYAMKSFYAYNSLAQEKTGDFWVNGRLFGSQACHTTEDVEHADYVLFIGTNPFQAHGIPNARDTLKHIKKDPNRTMVVFDPRVTETAKQADIHVQLKPGTDAYLMSAMIAIMLRENLYDQDFIQKHTHGFEEVKQAFLALPIEEYIQKADVSVAQIYQIVRDFSKAKRGCVRIDLGIQHTLNTTLNGYLEKLLYLLTGHFGKQGTNNLHTMFIPILTNTDERNPKYRRTVHHKMFPISGFFPPNILPDEILKAGDKRIRAVFVDSCNPLLTYPDTTAYEQAFKALDLLVVVDVAMTETARFADYILPARSQFEKWEFTGFNLEFPKNGFHLRHPLFTAQRDSLPEAEIYTRLLEAMKMIPQQFPILSKIAEKDSAKTAYLPYFGALAASFAKNKKLIPFAASIVYRTLGKTLPNDAAAAALLLPLCMQYAAQHYQAVKQAGYEGNRLNLGVKLFQAILQQRSGVVLSQHDYADVWSLIAYKDKKIRLAIPEMFIELAQLKQKNLLLTDDYPFILLAGERRSYNANQIYRDPAWRKVDAEGRLKINPEDASQFAIETGQSLRCVSEHGEISVVVEVDEGMRKGVVSLPHGYGLRYRGGEPIGPELNRLTSTQHCDPLSKTPYHKYVPVRLERLDVSVIAD comes from the coding sequence ATGACAACAACAGTATCTGCATCGAAGCAAGACGTGACAGCGTGTATTTTATGTTCTCGTAATTGTGGTTTAAGCGTTGAAATTGAAGATAATCAGTTTAAAAAAATTAAGGGTGATGATCAGCATCCTTTCTCGCAAGGGTATATTTGTCAAAAGGCAGCTCGCCTGCAACACTATCAAAAACACGCAGATCGATTGACCACACCCCTAAAACGTCAGCCAGATGGCTCATTCCAAGAAATTAGTTGGGATCAGGCTATTCAAGAAATAGCGGATCAACTCGTGCATATTCGCGATACTTTTGGTGGAACTGCTTTTGCCTCTGTGGGTGGAGGTGGACAAGGAAACCATCTGGGTGCGGCTTATGGGCGCCAGCTGCTATACGCGATGAAAAGCTTTTATGCATATAACTCTTTAGCCCAAGAAAAGACAGGTGACTTTTGGGTGAATGGTCGTTTGTTTGGCAGTCAGGCTTGTCACACGACAGAAGACGTTGAGCATGCGGATTATGTTTTGTTTATTGGAACAAACCCATTTCAAGCGCATGGTATCCCAAACGCGCGCGATACCTTAAAACATATAAAGAAAGATCCAAATCGTACTATGGTCGTTTTTGACCCACGTGTGACAGAAACTGCGAAACAGGCTGATATTCATGTGCAACTCAAGCCCGGAACAGATGCTTATTTAATGTCTGCTATGATTGCAATTATGTTACGTGAAAATCTTTATGATCAAGATTTTATTCAAAAGCATACACATGGTTTTGAAGAGGTAAAACAGGCATTTCTTGCTCTTCCGATAGAGGAATATATTCAAAAAGCAGATGTTTCAGTCGCACAGATTTATCAAATTGTTCGCGATTTTTCTAAAGCTAAACGTGGATGCGTTCGAATTGATTTAGGCATTCAACATACGCTAAATACGACACTGAATGGTTATTTAGAAAAACTTTTATATTTATTGACAGGGCATTTTGGTAAACAAGGTACGAATAATTTACATACCATGTTTATTCCGATTTTGACCAATACTGATGAGCGAAATCCTAAATATCGCCGTACAGTACATCATAAAATGTTTCCAATTTCTGGGTTCTTTCCGCCAAACATTTTGCCAGATGAAATTCTAAAAGCAGGTGATAAGCGTATTCGGGCTGTATTCGTCGATAGTTGTAATCCTTTACTTACGTACCCTGATACCACTGCTTATGAGCAAGCGTTTAAAGCTTTAGACTTATTGGTTGTAGTAGATGTTGCAATGACTGAGACTGCTCGCTTTGCAGACTATATTTTGCCTGCACGTAGTCAGTTCGAAAAATGGGAATTTACAGGCTTTAATTTAGAATTTCCAAAAAATGGATTCCATTTACGTCATCCGTTGTTTACCGCACAACGTGATTCTTTGCCTGAGGCAGAGATCTATACTCGCTTGCTTGAAGCGATGAAGATGATACCTCAACAATTTCCAATACTCAGTAAAATTGCAGAAAAAGATTCAGCTAAAACAGCCTATCTTCCTTACTTTGGTGCATTAGCTGCAAGTTTTGCTAAAAATAAAAAGTTGATTCCTTTTGCTGCATCAATTGTATATCGCACATTAGGTAAGACTTTGCCGAATGATGCGGCTGCGGCTGCCTTGTTATTACCATTATGTATGCAATATGCCGCTCAGCATTATCAGGCAGTTAAACAAGCAGGCTATGAGGGCAATCGTTTAAATCTTGGTGTTAAACTATTTCAAGCTATTTTGCAGCAACGTTCAGGTGTGGTTTTATCACAACATGACTATGCTGATGTGTGGAGTTTGATTGCCTATAAAGATAAAAAAATACGTTTAGCTATTCCAGAAATGTTTATTGAATTAGCCCAACTCAAACAAAAAAATCTTCTATTAACAGATGATTATCCATTTATTTTACTTGCTGGCGAACGTCGTAGTTACAATGCAAATCAAATTTATCGTGATCCGGCTTGGCGTAAGGTTGATGCAGAAGGTCGATTAAAAATAAATCCAGAAGATGCATCTCAATTTGCTATTGAAACAGGTCAGAGTTTGCGATGTGTCTCTGAGCATGGGGAAATATCTGTTGTTGTTGAAGTTGATGAGGGGATGCGTAAAGGCGTTGTATCATTACCGCATGGTTATGGCTTACGCTATCGTGGTGGTGAACCCATCGGACCTGAGTTGAATCGTTTAACGTCTACTCAACATTGTGATCCATTATCGAAGACACCCTATCATAAGTATGTACCCGTAAGATTGGAACGTTTAGATGTATCCGTTATTGCGGATTAG